From Deinococcus multiflagellatus, a single genomic window includes:
- a CDS encoding peptidoglycan D,D-transpeptidase FtsI family protein, translating into MLVLAFARLMTPPSVGQLETPRPERGHITSSDGRLLAHDSAAGQGRVYPQKSSGAALVGFMGRTEGLEGIEYSRETQLSAGEPVTLTIQSLVQAITERALETAARAVDADFASSVVLDVATGRVLAAATYPSYDPNAWRSASPTQWRNRAFLDEYEPGSVMKPLIVAALLNEGATTPEREYETPMRRRVGSATIGDIVPHPGRLNTQQILRYSSNVGMTRLVEAFPPSEMHAYLQAYGFGRAAPVGVSTGRGQVRPPEQWDDVIRATNAFGQGMTVTTLQLAAAFNVLANDGVYVAPSLLAGTPIRRRPVLRPEIARTTRAMLHAVIDDGISKQAGIPGYHLSGKTGTAQVAENGRYSERIFTSTFAGLVLTEPPRYTVAVMVRGAKRNYQGSQLAAPIFREIAGGLISKDGLMPQPPHPAASTPPTGNCSGRRPTC; encoded by the coding sequence ATGCTGGTGCTGGCCTTCGCCCGGCTGATGACGCCGCCTTCGGTGGGTCAACTTGAGACGCCCCGTCCTGAGCGCGGACACATCACGAGCAGCGACGGGCGGCTCCTGGCCCACGACAGCGCGGCTGGCCAAGGCCGGGTGTACCCGCAGAAGAGTTCCGGCGCCGCGCTGGTGGGATTCATGGGGCGCACCGAAGGGCTTGAAGGCATTGAATACAGCCGTGAGACCCAGCTCAGTGCGGGAGAGCCGGTCACCCTGACCATCCAGAGCCTCGTTCAGGCGATCACCGAACGGGCGCTGGAAACCGCAGCGCGGGCCGTGGACGCCGATTTCGCCTCAAGTGTCGTGTTGGATGTGGCGACAGGTCGTGTTTTGGCTGCGGCCACCTACCCGTCCTATGACCCCAATGCCTGGCGAAGCGCTTCGCCCACCCAGTGGCGAAACCGCGCTTTCCTGGACGAATATGAGCCGGGCAGCGTCATGAAGCCGCTGATTGTCGCTGCGCTGCTCAATGAGGGGGCGACCACCCCTGAACGCGAGTACGAGACCCCCATGCGCCGCCGGGTAGGAAGCGCCACCATCGGGGATATCGTGCCTCACCCAGGCCGCCTGAACACCCAACAGATTCTGCGCTACTCCAGCAATGTGGGCATGACCCGGTTGGTAGAGGCGTTTCCGCCCTCGGAGATGCACGCCTACTTGCAGGCGTACGGTTTTGGCCGGGCCGCGCCTGTTGGCGTCTCGACAGGCCGCGGGCAAGTGAGACCGCCCGAACAGTGGGACGACGTGATTCGCGCCACCAATGCCTTTGGTCAGGGCATGACGGTAACCACCCTTCAATTGGCCGCCGCCTTCAACGTGCTGGCAAATGACGGCGTCTACGTGGCGCCCTCGCTGCTCGCCGGCACGCCAATCCGCCGGCGACCGGTACTTCGCCCGGAGATTGCGCGCACCACCCGCGCCATGCTGCACGCCGTGATTGACGACGGGATCTCGAAACAGGCCGGCATACCGGGCTACCACCTGAGTGGAAAGACCGGGACGGCGCAGGTGGCTGAAAATGGCCGCTACAGTGAGCGGATTTTTACGAGTACCTTCGCGGGCCTGGTGTTGACAGAGCCGCCGCGGTACACCGTGGCAGTCATGGTGCGGGGCGCCAAACGCAACTACCAGGGTTCGCAGCTGGCCGCTCCCATCTTCAGGGAGATTGCGGGG
- a CDS encoding MFS transporter: protein MNALATFSALRNPRFARLYAAQTVSQIGDALTWVGLALLAAQLAGPDQAPVILALALTLRVTVFVLLSPLAGVLADRVNRRTVLLTCHFGRLLVMLGMFFVTQVWQIYVLMVLLNAFTAFFTPTNQATVPLVMGREDSRPAFALSSATTELLAIVGPGLAGLLAAWLGTRALFLVDAASFLIAGLLILTLPALRASTEPVARSTLTDVKDGTARLWRDPPVRFALLMELVAAVTGALILTATVSRVQGDLKLGEASYGWVMAAFGLGAALASLAVGAAGRRIPLTRFIALGALVTSVAILPGDLLPLGGLMGFWLLAGIGQNWVNLPTETLLAERTDEAAQGRVYGAHFAWSHLWWAFAYPVAGLLGTRLPDQAFLVGGGLALVLLAVVWWTHRGRMNIPSRDPNSASTL from the coding sequence TTGAACGCCCTGGCCACCTTCTCGGCCCTGCGCAATCCGCGCTTCGCTCGTCTCTACGCCGCGCAGACTGTCAGCCAGATCGGCGACGCCCTCACCTGGGTGGGACTGGCCCTTCTGGCTGCCCAACTGGCCGGTCCAGATCAGGCGCCTGTCATTCTCGCGCTCGCCCTGACGCTCCGGGTCACCGTGTTCGTCCTGCTCAGTCCCCTCGCCGGGGTTCTGGCCGACCGGGTGAACCGGCGTACCGTGCTGCTGACCTGCCACTTTGGGCGCCTGCTCGTCATGCTCGGCATGTTCTTTGTCACGCAGGTCTGGCAGATCTACGTGCTGATGGTCCTGCTCAACGCCTTTACCGCGTTCTTCACCCCCACCAACCAGGCCACCGTCCCCCTGGTCATGGGCCGGGAGGACAGCCGACCTGCGTTCGCGCTTTCCAGTGCAACCACCGAACTCCTGGCCATCGTGGGCCCAGGGCTGGCCGGCCTGCTCGCCGCGTGGCTGGGCACGCGCGCCCTCTTTCTGGTGGACGCGGCGAGCTTCCTGATCGCCGGGCTTCTGATCCTCACCCTGCCGGCGCTGCGGGCGAGCACGGAGCCGGTGGCGCGCAGCACCTTGACCGATGTCAAGGACGGCACCGCCCGGTTGTGGCGTGACCCCCCAGTCCGCTTTGCTCTCCTGATGGAACTGGTGGCGGCTGTTACAGGCGCACTGATTCTCACGGCGACGGTTTCCAGGGTGCAGGGAGACCTGAAGCTGGGCGAAGCGTCATATGGATGGGTGATGGCGGCCTTTGGACTGGGCGCGGCCCTGGCGTCCCTGGCTGTGGGGGCAGCTGGCCGGCGAATCCCTCTGACACGGTTCATCGCTCTGGGGGCACTCGTCACAAGTGTGGCGATTCTGCCTGGTGATCTGCTGCCTCTGGGAGGCCTGATGGGGTTCTGGCTCTTGGCCGGCATCGGCCAGAACTGGGTGAATCTGCCCACCGAGACCTTGCTGGCCGAACGCACGGATGAAGCTGCACAGGGCCGGGTGTACGGCGCCCACTTCGCCTGGAGCCATCTTTGGTGGGCATTCGCCTACCCTGTCGCTGGCCTGCTGGGCACACGCCTCCCCGATCAGGCGTTTCTGGTCGGGGGTGGCCTGGCCCTGGTGCTCCTGGCTGTGGTCTGGTGGACGCACCGGGGCCGCATGAACATCCCAAGCCGTGACCCGAACTCAGCCTCCACGCTTTGA
- a CDS encoding ArsR/SmtB family transcription factor produces MHRHPLPVPPPPDDLLHVTRLFDALREPLRVNLLLQLTLGEHTVTALVEALHLPQSTVSRHLAVLRHAHLVTSRRDGLHMHYRLADAHLVTLLQEAFSHAQHARLALPDHPVAEATPGSVH; encoded by the coding sequence ATGCACCGACACCCCTTGCCCGTTCCGCCTCCGCCCGATGACCTCCTGCATGTGACCCGGCTGTTTGACGCTCTCCGAGAGCCTCTTCGAGTGAACCTGCTGCTGCAGCTCACCCTGGGCGAGCACACTGTCACCGCACTGGTTGAGGCGTTGCATCTGCCTCAGAGTACCGTCAGCCGTCATCTTGCCGTTCTGCGTCACGCACATCTGGTGACCTCCCGCCGGGACGGTCTGCATATGCACTACCGGTTGGCCGATGCCCACCTGGTGACGCTGCTGCAAGAGGCCTTCAGTCATGCACAGCATGCCCGGCTGGCATTGCCGGATCATCCGGTGGCCGAAGCCACCCCAGGGAGTGTGCATTGA